A window of Parasynechococcus marenigrum WH 8102 contains these coding sequences:
- a CDS encoding HEAT repeat domain-containing protein — protein MLPQADRLSETLRRHCALVGWQPRHLPAQGAATEPQLLEELIDCREAERADLSLELIKIADLAGWQSPWLEDNRARALVHQQQSWRAAAIWRKLQAGEDSGAAAAAVKMLSLVREQFDEQGVVEPELLELAEEGSPPPALQAVLQQALNHQRSTTAPQTHRLLKLAQQQGWIKASPSDPEPSSWQEIQELWRGAQQHPDPTIQSLATDALELHNHQSREAAELENQLIQSCLQAGWPPRHLGQTDRKANPGMDRVLLEIVACRECGASLLSQRLIQRCHELGCSSPWLEDNAARLLQGSDRQAARTIWQHLLNSDDPEVRNTAAQALGHLVNDEQEALLLEAITATREQGQQRPWRPLLRQRLLERDGSTSPSWRREAIQLPMQAGEAWDLHLRRHRLAQQLAREQLELLEQQLLGAS, from the coding sequence ATGCTCCCACAGGCTGATCGACTCAGCGAGACCCTGCGCCGCCACTGCGCCCTAGTCGGTTGGCAACCCCGGCATCTTCCGGCCCAAGGAGCTGCCACGGAACCGCAGCTGCTGGAAGAACTGATCGACTGCCGCGAGGCTGAACGGGCTGATCTATCGCTCGAGCTGATCAAGATTGCCGATCTGGCGGGCTGGCAGTCCCCTTGGCTGGAGGACAACCGAGCCCGCGCCCTGGTGCACCAACAGCAGTCCTGGCGCGCAGCAGCGATCTGGAGGAAATTGCAGGCCGGTGAAGACAGCGGTGCAGCCGCAGCCGCTGTCAAGATGCTCTCCCTGGTGCGTGAACAATTCGACGAGCAGGGGGTCGTGGAGCCAGAGCTGCTGGAGCTTGCGGAAGAGGGCTCACCACCACCAGCCCTGCAGGCGGTCTTGCAGCAAGCCCTGAACCATCAACGCAGCACCACGGCACCCCAGACCCATCGCCTGCTCAAGCTGGCCCAACAGCAGGGCTGGATTAAAGCGAGCCCAAGCGACCCAGAGCCCTCGTCGTGGCAGGAGATCCAGGAGCTCTGGCGGGGCGCTCAACAGCACCCCGACCCAACGATCCAGTCATTGGCGACGGACGCCTTAGAGCTGCACAACCACCAGAGCAGGGAGGCGGCGGAACTGGAGAACCAGCTGATTCAGAGCTGTCTGCAGGCGGGCTGGCCGCCACGACATCTGGGCCAGACCGACAGAAAGGCCAATCCAGGCATGGATCGAGTGCTGCTCGAAATCGTCGCCTGCCGGGAATGCGGCGCCAGCCTGCTCAGCCAACGCCTGATCCAACGCTGCCATGAGCTGGGTTGTTCCAGCCCCTGGCTGGAGGACAACGCAGCTCGACTGCTGCAAGGCAGCGACCGGCAAGCGGCTCGAACCATCTGGCAGCACCTGCTCAACAGCGACGATCCAGAGGTCCGCAACACCGCAGCCCAGGCCCTCGGCCACCTTGTCAATGACGAGCAAGAGGCGTTGTTGCTCGAGGCGATCACCGCCACCCGGGAACAGGGCCAGCAGCGCCCCTGGCGTCCGCTGCTGCGCCAACGGCTGCTGGAACGTGATGGGAGCACCAGTCCCAGCTGGAGGCGGGAAGCGATTCAACTGCCCATGCAAGCGGGAGAAGCCTGGGATCTGCATCTACGCCGCCACCGGCTTGCACAACAGCTGGCCCGTGAGCAATTGGAGCTGTTGGAGCAGCAGCTCCTTGGCGCGTCATGA
- a CDS encoding glycosyltransferase — protein sequence MSILYVCHGHPRYAKGGGELAAWRLFQAFEAEGAAFLAAAPSLAVMPPGCEVMSAGPRQWLIKPSLSPLQHGTEVSLQDGGALHQALADLRPELVHLHHYVHVGIDLVHALRRWFPQAGFLFTLHEYWGPCAYEGRLLRRSGELCAGPEPEVCVECVGPEQRVDLAIRQLRLQRMFAAIDHLLSPSLFLKQRYEEWGLDPHRISVVENLPAPAPASVESGANAGSDALVLGYFGQVNPWKGLELILQAVQRARRRCGQLSVQLHGCGPADLDPSTSPYPELAGRLAALVEQLGPEAVQLCGRYDSDQLADRMAGVDAVLMASTWFENAPMVIQEAFQHGRPVLAPRLGGMAEKVQHELSGLLFAPGDPADLARTIERCIDEVDLLPGLQAQVLRMPLKGARSLEQHRRLYARFRGSSAAAEPSLAEWEPALLEDLRQNFEPLGANCELGFLMGRLGIQRSSLFRWLFTPLASLEKVLAEGLERFFSEPVAVTDPVMAADMVVDQRTGIFFHAGELRQQLEQAGNNSAALVQVRAGEACRDQRGKYRYLVEKFLASVPVASTLHVFSDFHRELNEAAMLRIHSRLRDLGKPLGSTLLFVQPADGSTEVNSVRCLGDGLQLAAIRRFAPGEHADQIDLEAWISLLSLSRQLSS from the coding sequence ATGTCCATTCTCTACGTCTGCCACGGCCATCCGCGCTACGCCAAAGGCGGCGGTGAGCTCGCTGCCTGGCGGCTTTTTCAGGCCTTCGAAGCGGAGGGAGCTGCTTTTCTGGCGGCGGCTCCATCACTTGCCGTGATGCCGCCCGGTTGTGAGGTGATGTCGGCGGGGCCGCGGCAATGGTTGATTAAACCGTCCCTCTCACCGTTGCAGCACGGCACGGAGGTGAGCCTGCAGGACGGTGGTGCGCTGCATCAAGCCCTGGCCGATCTGCGACCGGAACTTGTGCATTTGCACCACTACGTGCATGTGGGGATCGATCTGGTGCATGCCCTGCGGCGCTGGTTCCCCCAGGCTGGGTTCCTGTTCACCTTGCATGAATACTGGGGACCCTGCGCCTATGAGGGTCGCCTGCTGCGTCGCTCCGGCGAGCTCTGTGCTGGACCCGAGCCGGAGGTCTGTGTGGAGTGCGTGGGCCCGGAGCAACGGGTGGATCTGGCGATCCGGCAGCTGCGCTTGCAGCGGATGTTTGCGGCCATCGATCACTTACTCTCCCCCAGCCTGTTCCTCAAGCAGCGCTATGAGGAATGGGGGTTGGACCCCCACCGCATCAGCGTGGTGGAGAACCTGCCGGCGCCAGCCCCAGCGTCAGTGGAATCAGGCGCCAACGCGGGGAGCGATGCACTGGTGCTGGGGTATTTCGGCCAGGTGAACCCCTGGAAAGGTCTGGAGTTGATCCTGCAGGCGGTGCAACGGGCGCGTCGCCGTTGCGGGCAGCTCAGCGTGCAGCTGCATGGCTGCGGTCCGGCCGACCTCGACCCCAGCACTTCGCCCTACCCGGAGTTGGCCGGTCGCCTGGCCGCGCTAGTGGAACAGTTGGGGCCGGAGGCTGTGCAGCTTTGCGGCCGCTACGACAGCGATCAACTGGCCGATCGCATGGCCGGGGTCGATGCGGTGCTGATGGCCTCCACCTGGTTTGAAAATGCGCCGATGGTGATCCAGGAGGCGTTTCAGCACGGCCGGCCGGTGCTGGCTCCCCGGCTGGGTGGGATGGCCGAGAAGGTGCAGCATGAACTGTCCGGGCTGTTGTTTGCGCCAGGTGATCCAGCGGATCTGGCACGGACGATCGAGCGTTGTATCGATGAGGTGGACCTGCTGCCTGGCTTGCAGGCGCAGGTGCTGCGGATGCCTCTGAAGGGTGCCCGCAGCCTGGAGCAGCACCGACGCCTTTATGCGCGCTTTCGTGGGTCGTCCGCAGCTGCGGAGCCGTCGCTGGCCGAATGGGAGCCGGCTCTGCTGGAGGACCTGCGCCAGAACTTTGAGCCGCTGGGGGCCAATTGCGAGCTCGGGTTTTTGATGGGTCGGCTGGGGATTCAACGCTCCAGCCTGTTCCGCTGGTTGTTCACGCCGTTGGCGAGCCTGGAAAAGGTGTTGGCTGAGGGCCTGGAACGTTTCTTCAGTGAACCGGTGGCGGTCACTGATCCGGTGATGGCGGCAGACATGGTGGTGGACCAGCGCACAGGAATCTTTTTCCATGCCGGGGAGTTGCGGCAGCAGCTGGAGCAGGCGGGAAACAATTCCGCTGCCTTGGTTCAGGTCCGGGCTGGAGAGGCCTGCCGGGACCAACGGGGCAAGTACCGCTATCTGGTGGAGAAGTTCCTGGCGTCTGTGCCGGTGGCCTCCACGCTGCACGTGTTTTCCGATTTCCATCGCGAGCTGAATGAGGCGGCGATGCTGCGGATCCATTCCCGCCTCAGGGATCTCGGCAAGCCCCTGGGGTCCACGCTGCTGTTTGTGCAGCCAGCCGATGGCTCGACGGAGGTGAATTCGGTGCGCTGCCTGGGCGATGGCCTGCAGCTCGCTGCCATCCGGCGCTTTGCGCCGGGGGAGCACGCCGATCAGATCGATCTGGAGGCCTGGATCTCGCTGCTCAGCCTTTCGCGTCAGTTGTCCAGCTGA
- a CDS encoding rhamnan synthesis F family protein, producing MTGKTGPASLLTVMAGHFSGDAVPESTRIWVEALRQISTRLVLVFDNPAPTQIPASWQDEGCIALFEPHGEYDFGSYKRGLQWADQQGLLHASSHVLICNDSIYGPLTDLAVAIASMLQRSDEAWALTESLQLTPHLQSFFLLFGSSVLQSASIRRLFDQVQRQPHRKALIEAYELGLSKALLAEGFQLKALVPAHQRRLSLSGQPMLNPTAWPLTSVSLGLPVIKKKALIDELANEEGFAETCRLLARRNPALWQAVLQESPHWRLWCHHLSLGILLNNGDLNDLTSRLESLRDQLCCRWTLILTVAPSLWPELQDTHADAIADGQLQLVPPEEAAGDVLSALLACQQDWIVLATASFWHQPHRLAMVQRQLIREPQRNLFPGDPVVVRRQWWLRRGAHRRLLGRHQQEQLWLRPKAAT from the coding sequence ATGACCGGCAAAACCGGACCGGCATCACTGCTGACGGTGATGGCCGGCCACTTCAGCGGCGATGCCGTGCCGGAATCCACCCGCATCTGGGTGGAGGCGCTGCGGCAGATCAGCACACGGCTGGTGCTGGTCTTCGACAACCCTGCACCAACCCAGATCCCCGCCTCCTGGCAGGACGAGGGCTGCATAGCCCTGTTCGAACCCCATGGCGAGTACGACTTCGGCTCCTATAAACGCGGCCTGCAGTGGGCCGACCAACAGGGGCTGCTGCACGCCTCCAGCCACGTGCTGATCTGCAACGACAGCATCTACGGCCCGCTGACCGACCTCGCCGTCGCCATCGCTTCGATGCTGCAGCGTTCGGATGAAGCCTGGGCCCTCACCGAAAGCCTGCAGCTCACGCCCCACCTGCAGAGCTTCTTTCTGCTGTTCGGCTCCTCAGTGCTGCAGTCAGCATCCATCCGCCGCTTGTTCGATCAGGTGCAGCGTCAACCGCACCGCAAGGCGCTGATTGAGGCCTATGAACTCGGCCTGTCCAAGGCCCTGCTCGCTGAAGGATTCCAACTCAAGGCGCTGGTGCCGGCGCACCAGCGGCGCCTCAGCCTGTCGGGCCAACCGATGCTCAACCCCACCGCCTGGCCCCTCACCAGCGTCAGCCTCGGCCTGCCGGTGATCAAGAAAAAGGCCCTCATCGATGAACTCGCCAATGAGGAAGGCTTTGCCGAAACCTGCCGGCTGCTGGCCCGGCGCAACCCAGCGCTGTGGCAGGCCGTTCTACAGGAATCACCCCACTGGCGCCTGTGGTGCCACCACCTCAGCCTTGGCATTCTTCTGAACAACGGCGACCTCAACGACCTCACCAGCCGTCTTGAATCGCTGCGCGATCAACTGTGCTGCCGCTGGACGCTGATCCTGACGGTGGCCCCCAGCCTCTGGCCCGAACTTCAGGATACCCACGCCGATGCCATCGCTGATGGCCAACTGCAACTGGTGCCTCCGGAAGAGGCCGCCGGCGATGTCCTCTCAGCCCTGCTGGCCTGCCAACAGGACTGGATCGTGCTGGCCACTGCATCGTTCTGGCATCAGCCGCACCGCTTGGCGATGGTGCAGCGCCAACTGATCCGCGAGCCCCAGCGCAACCTGTTCCCCGGTGATCCCGTGGTGGTGCGGCGCCAGTGGTGGCTGCGGCGCGGCGCCCACCGCCGCCTGCTCGGCAGGCATCAGCAGGAGCAGTTGTGGCTCAGACCTAAGGCGGCAACATGA